The genome window CAGCCTCGCGCTGGGCACTCCGGAAGACCTGGCGGACATGTTCTGCCGCGTGGAGGCCATTCCCTACGACACCGTGCGCGCGCTGCTGGAGGAGCGCAAGCAGTGGGACTCGCTGGGCGGCTACATGGAGCACCTCGAGGGGCTGCCGCTCGGGCCCCATGTCGCGTCGTTCCTGGGGCACTCGGCGCTGCGCGCGCACGTCATGGGCCTGCACCGCAGCCTCGAGCACAGCGTCCGTCCCGGTGAGGACGAGCTGCGCCGCATGGAGGCGCTGGTCCGCGAGGGCCTGGACCTGGGCTACCTGGGCCTGTCGGTGATGACGCTCAAGTGGGACAAGATGGGCGGCTCGCGCGATGTCCGCAGCCGTCCCCTGCCCTCCACCTATGCGCGGTGGAGCGAGTACCGCCGCCTCACGCGGCTGCTGCGCGAGCGCGGTCGCATCTTCCAGGGCGTGCCCAACGTCAGCACCAAGGTGAACGTGCTGCTCTTCCTCCTGGAGAGCGCGGGCCTGGGGCGGCGGGCGCTGAAGACGTCGGTCATCTCGATGATGGACGCGCGCTCCAGCCGGGGCATCCACCGCCTCATCGGCGCCATGTCGCGCTTCGCCAACACGCTGCTGGGCGCGGACTTCCGGTGGCAGGCGCTGCCGGAGGTGTTCGACCTGTGGGCGGAAGGCATCGACCTGGTCGTCTTCGAGGAGTTCGGCGCGGGCGCGGCGGCCCTGCACCTCCAGGATGCCGTGTCACGCTCGGAGCTGCTGAAGGACGCGGCGTACCGTGAGCGCTTCCGGAGCCAGTGGACCAACCGCTTCCTCCCGCGCGCCTTCCACCGCGACTTCAACGAGTCGCTCATCCTCCAGTGCCCGGACGCCAGCGTGGTGGGGAAGTCCTTCGCGCAGGTGGCGCGCGAGCAGGGCCGGCACGCGGTGGATGTCTTCCTGGACCTGGCCGCCACGCATGGAGACGCGCTGCGCTGGTACACGGTGATGGCCAATGACCGGCGCGAGGAGCTGGAGCGCATCTGCCAGCACCCGGACATCCTCGTGGGCTTCTCCGACGCCGGCGCGCACCTTCGCAACATGGCCCACTACAACTTCCCGCTGCGGCTGCTGCGGCTGGTGCGCGAGGCGGAGAAGCGCGGCGAGCCCTTCATGTCCGTGGAGCGTGCCGTGCACCGGCTCACCGGGGAGATTGGCGAGTGGTTCGGCCTGGATGCCGGAGTGCTCGCCGAGGGGCGCCGCGCGGACCTCACCGTCATCAACCCCGAGGGGCTCGATGC of Pyxidicoccus xibeiensis contains these proteins:
- a CDS encoding N-acyl-D-amino-acid deacylase family protein — protein: MDLIVENGLVFDGLGTAPRRCHVGIREGTVATLSEALIPRAPHTRVIDATGHWVTPGFIDFHTHYDAEVELAPSLSESVRHGVTTVVMGSCSLSLALGTPEDLADMFCRVEAIPYDTVRALLEERKQWDSLGGYMEHLEGLPLGPHVASFLGHSALRAHVMGLHRSLEHSVRPGEDELRRMEALVREGLDLGYLGLSVMTLKWDKMGGSRDVRSRPLPSTYARWSEYRRLTRLLRERGRIFQGVPNVSTKVNVLLFLLESAGLGRRALKTSVISMMDARSSRGIHRLIGAMSRFANTLLGADFRWQALPEVFDLWAEGIDLVVFEEFGAGAAALHLQDAVSRSELLKDAAYRERFRSQWTNRFLPRAFHRDFNESLILQCPDASVVGKSFAQVAREQGRHAVDVFLDLAATHGDALRWYTVMANDRREELERICQHPDILVGFSDAGAHLRNMAHYNFPLRLLRLVREAEKRGEPFMSVERAVHRLTGEIGEWFGLDAGVLAEGRRADLTVINPEGLDAKLDEIAEAPMENFGGFVRLVRRNDAAVKAVLISGREAVSEGAVSPALGRERGFGKLLRARA